The sequence below is a genomic window from Dyadobacter chenwenxiniae.
GATACAGTCACCGGAAAGCTGGCCAATATTGCGGAGCTGTGGACGATGGATGTGCCCGACGGAAAACGCGTGGTTGTAATGCTCTGAAATATAAACAGAATCTTGCCGGATATCATGTCAGTGCCTTAATGCATAAGTTTTTCTATATCACTCAACTCCCCAAAAAGAACCAGGACCTCATTTTCACGCATTACTGTGCTGGGCGTAGCGATTCCCGATGCCCTTTTAAAGATTTTGGCCAGACCGTTTTCAGATTCTTTCGACAGGGTAAGCACCGTGAGTACGATCACATTGTAACGGTTGGTCAAATCCGCCTCTGCAAGTGTCATGCCTATGTAACGCTCCGGGACCCGGGTTTCAATAATGCTGTATTTTTCAGATATCTTAAAAGAATCCACAATGCCGGAATTATCCAGGCGCATAGCCAGCCTTTCAGCCGATTCTTCTTCGGGAAGAATGTATTCTTCGATCTGCATGGCTTCCAAAACCGTTTTCTGAAGATCCGAAACAACCCTGCCGATGATTTTTTTCACGCCAAGCTGTTTGAGCAATGCCGTAGACAGCAGCGAAGCGCCTTCATCCTCGCCAATCGCCACGATCACTGAATCCGCGTCTTTGAGCGGAAGTGAGCTGACCGCGTTTTTATCCGTACAATCCATGCAGACCGTATGGGTAATGCGGTCCTTCAACTGCTCCACTTTTTGCATATTGTTATCTACGCCAATCGTCTCATGCCCCAGTTCCGTGAGGCGAATGGCAAGGGATTTCCCGAAGCTTCCCAATCCAAATATGATATACTTCATATAATTGCAGTTTTAAAAGTTCATTTGCTCTGCCGGGAGCCGGTAATCTGTTGGTTTTGACTTTCTCACAAATGCTACCAGCAAGGTGAGCGACCCTACCCGACCGACAAACATAGTTAAAATGATCACTAACCGGCCTGCATTGCTCAGTTGCGGAGTTACGCCGAGACTCAAACCGGTGGTGCTGTAAGCTGAAAACGTCTCAAATGCCAGTGATAGCAGGTTTTTATCGGGATCTGTAACCGCTAGCATAAATATGGCCGCACCCAGAAAGATCAGGGACAATGAAATGATGCCCAACGCCCTGGAAACCGAGTCATCCGATACTTTTCTTCCAAAAGCTTCTATGCTGTCCCTTCCCTTTGCAATCCTGAAAATATTGAGGGTGGCGAGTGCAAATGTTGTCACCTTAATGCCGCCTCCGGTTGAGCCCGGAGCGGCCCCGATCCACATTAAAAGGAAAATGAGCATCACTGTCGGAAAGGCCAGCCCGCTGATCATCACGGTATTAAAACCTGCCGAACGGGGGCTGGTGCCAATGAATAAAGCAGTAACGACTTTGCCATAAATGCTTTCGTGGGCCCGGAGCGTATGCTTGTATTCCAATATAAAAACCAGGACGAACCCGAAAAGCATCAGGAAAAAGCTGGTGTAAGCAATTATTCTGGAGTTAAAAGCAATCACGCGCGCCCGGTGCAGAAAATGGCGGCCATACCTGATCTTATGATAAATATTAAAAACCCAGCGCCGGATGAATTCATAAGTATTAAAAATGATCCCGAAACCAAGCCCGCCCATCACATAAAGCACAATTATGGATAAATGGAGCTCATAATTAAAGCGAACGGCTCCATTGTTCAGCCCTTCGGGCAAAGTGGAAAAGCCTGCATTACAGAAGGCCGTTACAGCATGAAAAACAGTGAAATAAAAGTGTTCGGCCCGGTTCTCAAATTGATCCGGGTCCAGGCTAAAATAGATGAAAACACCCCCGAGTATTTCAAAAAAGAAGGTGACGAGTATAATTTTATATAAAGTAGAAATCACCGAGCTTACCTTATTCTCACCAATGAGCTCGGTAAACATGAGCTGGTTTTTATATGAAAATCCACCCGAGAAAAAGTAGCCAAAAAAGCCTGTGAATGTCATGATTCCCAACCCGCCGATCTGCACAAGCACGAGCAGGATCGTCTGCCCGAAGCGCGTGAATTCGGAGGCAGTGTCTACGACGGACAGCCCGGTAATGCATACCGCACTTGTTGCCATAAAAAGCGCGTCTACAAAACTAAGTTGCTGGTGGTGAGTTGTTTTAGGCAGCAGCAACAGAGCCGTACCGATCAGGATCAGCGCTAGAAAACTCAGGACGAAAAGCAGCGTCGGATTAAAATAGAATTTATCAAAAAACAGTGTCTGCTTTGAAACTTCAATGATCAGGATTGCAAAAATGCCCAGGTACATCCATTCGGGCTTGACAAGTTCGGTGCCATCCATCGCGGAAAAATGGTAGCTGTCGGCGATGATCACGGCAAGAAAATAAAAAAGGAGCAGCGCCTCGCCCACCCTTGAAATAACCGAAGATTTGCTTTTAAATGCGGTGAATGTTTTGGCGGCCAATGCCAGGGCAAAAAATAAAAAGCACCACTCGAGTATCCGGTTGGTAAGGTGCTCAATGTCCGGGTCCGTGTTATAGCCCAGGTGAAAAACAACCACCATCGAGCAAGCGACGCTCATTGCGATCAGTATGTAATCAAGCAGCTTTCGAAAGTGCCGTATTTTTTCATCCATTCAGCTACGATTCATTCTTTTGTTCTTAAAAGTAAAATAACATTAATTTCAGCGACGCCCATCAAACTTACACCAATATTCCCAATCGTCCACGGCTTCCCGGCTGGTTTACGCGCACCTGATGTTATATTCTTTTTCGCAATGGCAGATTTTTTGTATCGTAATTGGGTAAATTTTTATCCATGAACATTACACCTGTTTCCGTACTAACAATAGTCAAATCCCGGCAGGAGGCGCTTCACAATCTGGTTTTGGGGTTGGAGAGGGCCGAGGCTTTTCCGGCTGAGCTTGTGATCGTCCATATGAATGAGCCCGCCAGTGAGCTTGCTTCTGAAAATTTCCCTGTCCGTACCTTCCGGTTTGATGCCGATGAAAGATTGCCTCTTGCAGCTGCACGCAATTTTGCGGCAGAACAAGCAGCTTCCCCTTTCATCATTTTTCTGGATGTGGATTGTATTCCGGCGCCGCAACTGGTAGGAAATTATTTGAATGCTTGCCGGAATGCCGACCATCTCTGGATAGGGCCGGTCAGATATCTCCGGCAGGGAGCCACTTTGGAGCCAGGCTTCCTGTCAAAAATGTGGGAAGCGAGCTCGCCGGATCCTGTGCGTGCCGATTTGCGTGAGGTGACGCACGCTCTTTTCTGGTCGCTTAGTTTTGCGTGCAGCAAGGAAATCTACGACCGTATCGGTGGTTTCGATACCCGATTTACCGGTTACGGAGCAGAAGATACGGACTTCGGCTTCACAGCCAGACAACAGGGCATTGCACTCAGTGTCGCCGATGCCATTGCTTATCATCAGTATCACGCAAGCTATGATCCGCCGCTTAACCATTTTGAAGATATTCTTACCAATGCAAAAACATTCTTTATGAAATGGAAAAAATGGCCTATGGAAGGATGGCTGAAAAAATTTGCAGATATGGGATTAATAGCCTGGGAAGACAATGAGATCAGGATCGTGCGTAAGCCTGGCGATGTCGAAATCGCTGCCGCTCTTAAATTATGATTGCTGATGGGAGAAGTTATTTTCCCATAGTCCGTGCAGCCTACGCGCAACATCTGCCAATGCTGATGGCTTGATCACATCCTGCCAGCAATTGTTATCCAGGCTTGCAGCCTGCCTGATGATTGGCTCCCATGCAACATTGCCTAATTCTTCGGGATGGACTACGACTGCCATCCCATTCTGTTCCAAAAGCGCTGCCTTACGCAACTGCTCCCGGAACGGGCGGTCTTCGGGTATGCAAACGAATTTTTTCCCCAGATCGGCCATTTCCATAACCGTATTGTGGCCGGCATTGCCTATGACCACACTGCATCCGGACAGTACAGAAGCCGGATCGTTCAGTTGTCCATGGAAAATAACATTCGGCGTTACCACACGTTCCGTTTCCGAAACTGCTCCGATTACGTGGATTGACCAGCCACTGCATTGGGTTGCCAAAGCATTGATGACAGCCCCATTTATTGAAGTACCGCCCGAGCCGACAATGACACCAATTGACCAGGGATTCACCGCTCCGAGATGTTGTCCCATTCCGGAATATTTGGAAAAGCCTCCCGAAAAGAAAGTTTTGCTGTTTACCCAATCATACGGAGAAGGGTTCATCAACTGCGCTGTCGAAGGTGCAATCAGCAGCTGTGCGCATTCATAGGCATGTAAATGGGCATTATCATCCCTATCGCCATTCTGGCGTATCACTACTGTGGGCGTTCCGCACAAGGTGGCTAACATCGTCACTTCCACGGAAACATCAACAATCAATATCACAGGAAATAATGCGTGTAAAGCTGCGGAGATTGCTGCCGCGAGCCTGGCAACTCTTTCAACATTGAGGGGCGCGTAGTGCAGAAAACTTAACTGCATTCGGGAAGCGAAAGGATCCTCCGGGCCAGCAACATCACCGGGCAGGTGAATACAGGTAATAGCATTTGGGATAACTTCCGCATACCGCATCAAATCGCTTCCAAGAAAAGTAACCTTTGCATTTCCCAGCTGCGATGCGATGGAAATCGCACGCATCAGGTGTCCCGAACCGTGGTGATGGATATAGAAAGCAAAACTAGCTGACATGTGCCTTAATCGTCATTTCCATTCTTTCCGATGCTATTTTTTCAAATAAGGCCTCATAGACATCAACCATTTTTTCAACATCAAATAACTCTTCTGCACGTTGCCGACAATCTGTGCGATCTAAATTTCCTGCCATCAGAATGCAATCCGCCAGTTCCTGCACGTCGTTTCCGCTGCACAGGCTTCCCGTCCGCTCGTTTAGCAAGTGCGGTAATGCGCCCTTTGCAATGCCTGCAACCGGCGTCCCGCACGCAAGCGATTCAGCAACCACAAGTCCGAAAGGTTCATCCCAGCACGGCGTGATCAGCGATACTTCCGCATTACCGATCAGTTCGTTCAGTTTTATGTGGTCACAAGATCCCAGCAGTTCGATTGAATCGTCAAGGCGCGGCACAATTTGAGTTTCATAATAATGCGCATCGCTGATCGCCCCTGCGATCTTCATTTTTTTACCGGCAAGCCTGGCGGCGTCAATCGCCAGATGCAGTCCTTTATCCGGATGAATCCGTCCAAACCACATGATATAGCCACGGTCATTGCCAGAGTAAAAATGCCATGAGGCTAAGTCGATTCCGTTATGAATGATATCACATTGCGGCGCGTATGCTTTCCAATTTTCTGCATTGGTCTTTGAAACAGAAACATACCTGACGCGCCCGTAATCCTGTTCACGTCGAATAGCATTTTTTAGCTCAAATATTGGCGGGGTATGCAGCACAGTGACCATTGGCGCCTTTACAAGTGCCGACATCATAATCGGAACGTAATTCAAACTGTTATTAAATATAATATCCAGTTCATCCTTGTCTATTTCCTGCATCATTTCCACATAAGCGTGATGTGTAGAAATATATTCTGTACTCAACTGGCGGGAAGTGAACTGAGAAGAAGTAATTGGGTGATAATCTTCTTCACATAAGATGGGCCTGACATTCAGAATGGGATCCGAGCCAGCGCAGGCGTATAACAGCACGTCGTGCCCGCGGGCGAGTAACCGCTGACAAATATCATAGGTGAAGGCTTCCAATCCTCCCATGAAAGGCTTGCAAATTGGATACTTCAGGTGAGCAATGATCCCGATTCTCATGTTGCGTTTGGTATAGTTTGATGATGTGTCTGATTGTTAAGTGTTTTCAGAATTTAATACACACTTGGGTACATTTTAATCATTTAGAAAAATCGTGCCGATGCAACAATGCTGCTTTTACTGGCTGGTATGAATTTTAGGCTGCTCTGGTGTTATTAAAAAAGAAGCGTTGTGATCTTTGAACCAAAAGAAACACTTACCGAGGAAGAGGTCAGGAACGGACTGAACACCGTTCTGAAAGAAGGAATGACCACCGAAGCCATGGTAACCCTCGCCGGAGGCACTTTTATGGTTGCATTCGCGATCATACTCGGTGCGAGCAATTTTCAGATCGGGTTACTGGCTTCGCTGCCGACATTCACTAATATTTTTCAGCTCTTATCAGTGTTTTTGATCCGAAAATACAATAACCGTAGAGCTGTGTCCGTCATTTGCTGCATATTGGCCCGTATTCCCATGGTGTTGCTGGGAGCGATGCCGTTTTTCTTTGGCGCCAATGCCCCGGTAAGTCTGCTGCTCTTTTTTCTGTTTTTCTATTATCTCTTCGGGTCCATTGCGGGTCCCAGCTGGAATGCCTGGATGAAAGACCTGGTGCCCGGAGATATGCTGGGCGCTTTTTTTTCTAGACGGAGCCGCTATGCGCAAACCCTTAATGTTGTGCTCAGCATCATTCTGGCGGTATCCATCGATTATCTGCGCCGACATGCCCCGCAATATGAGTTGTATGTATATGCAACCATGTTTATGATGGCCGGGATGGCCGGCCTGTCAGCAGTTGTCCTGCTGGCCCGTGTGCCGGAACCGAGATCCTATTTACCCAATGAGAATATCCTTAAAATGTTTATAAAGCCGCTGCGCGATAAGAATTTCCAGAGATTACTGGTTTTCAACTCGTTATGGCTGTTTGCTGTTAATATTGCCACGCCCTTTTTTACGGTATATATGTTAAAAACGCTGGGGCTTACGCTAACCTACATTATTCCGCTTACGATTTTAAGCCAGTTGTCCAGCATTTTCACAATCGGTTATTGGGGTAAATTCGCAGACCGGTATAGTAACAAAACGATCATTTCCATATGCGCGCCGCTTTATTCGGCTTGTGTGATTGCCTGGTGTTTTGTCGGGATTTATACCAATTTAATCTCCAACCTGGCACTCCTGGCAGCCATTCATATTGTAAGCGGGTCAGCCAATGCGGGTACCAACCTGGCGCTGACCAACATAGGCTTGAAGCTCGCTCCTTCGCGCGAAGCGATTGTTTATCTTTCTGTAAAAAATATCATTACCGCGGTATTCTCTTCCCTTGCACCGTTAATTGGCGGCTATCTTGCTGATTATTATACATTAAGACAACTCCGCGTCATCGCGGAATGGAGTGGCCCGAACCTTCAAAAAACATTCCGTCTGCTTTTACTGCACGAATGGAACTTCCTTTTTCTGATCGGTGCGGTGCTGACTTTGGTGGCACTTCAATTCCTGCCCCGTGTGCTCGAGGCAGGTGAGGTGCATAAGAGCGTGGTAAAGAGGATCATGCGCACAAGTCTGAAAAGCAATCTACGGGATTATTTTGTGATTGATGTATTGATCAACTGGCACTCATCGCTTAATAACATGCTCAAAAGTGACCCCGTAAGTTCCGATCCAGCGCAGCCGGAAAAGTAGGGCAAAGCAAATCCACCTTGCAAGCCTGTTTTCACTTGGTTATCCAGCGCACATTTCCTTTGAAAGGATCTTTACTGACAGCCAGTTTACCGCCTTTTTTGATTATTGAAACATCTTTCACCTCGCTTTCTCCCGGCATAAACAGTTTTACAGCCGTTGTTGCACTGGTTACATTGAAACCAATCAACTCTATATTTTTCCAGTCGATCTGGTCCGTTGACTGTGCCACTTCCACATGGGGCAGCACAGCTCCTTCGCGCACCAGCATAACCACTTCCAGCTCGCCGGCGGCGATATTGTGCCAGCCGCCTTCGTAGGTTTTGCGGGTTTGATAATCTATCCATTTCCCTTTTGGCAGATATACTGGCCGGCTCTTCGTATTTTCAAACAAAGGCGCGACCAGAATGTCGGATCCAAACATATATGCATTGTCCACCATCCAGGCGCCAGGATCTTCCGGAAATTCAACCAGCAGTGCCCGCACCATGGGCAAGCCCTTTTCGGAGGAGAGTTTGGATTGGGTATAAATGTAAGGCATGAGCCTGTATTTCAATTCCACCGCTTTTCTGAAATAGTTTTGGAAATCTTCGCCGTATTCCCAGGGCTCCTTAGGCGCCTGTCCGTGCGTGCGGGTGTGCGAGCTCAGCAGGCCCATCATGAGCCAGCGGCGATACAAATCTTCGGGCGTTTTCATGGTAAAACCGCCGATATCATGGCTCCAAAATGTAAACCCGGACATTCCCAGGGACAATCCGCCACGCAACTGTGCTTCCATCCCCTTGTTCGTCGTTTCCGCGTCGCCACCCCAATGGATCGGGTAACGCTGACTTCCCGCCCAGGTGCTCCTGGCCCAGATAATGTTGTCACCTGTGATCTTGCGGGTAAGCTCGGAGACAATTTTGTTATAACGCAACGGATAAAGGTTATGCTCGTAAAAGCCTGTACGCCCGGAGGCATATACACCTGAAAATGGAGCAGCTTCACCGAAGTCCACTTTAATAGCTGAAACGCCCAGCTTCAACAAGCCTGAGATTTTATCTTCATACCATTTAATGGTGTTAGGATTAGAAAAATCCAGAATGGCATCCTCGTAAGGAATAGTCCCGTTTGCATTCTTTACGGCCAGGCCTTTGGATGTGATTTCGGGATAAAGACTGTTTTGGGGCACGAAATAAGGCAATTGCCACAGCGATGTGCGGAAACCATGTTTTTTCA
It includes:
- a CDS encoding glycosyltransferase family 2 protein, translating into MNITPVSVLTIVKSRQEALHNLVLGLERAEAFPAELVIVHMNEPASELASENFPVRTFRFDADERLPLAAARNFAAEQAASPFIIFLDVDCIPAPQLVGNYLNACRNADHLWIGPVRYLRQGATLEPGFLSKMWEASSPDPVRADLREVTHALFWSLSFACSKEIYDRIGGFDTRFTGYGAEDTDFGFTARQQGIALSVADAIAYHQYHASYDPPLNHFEDILTNAKTFFMKWKKWPMEGWLKKFADMGLIAWEDNEIRIVRKPGDVEIAAALKL
- a CDS encoding MFS transporter translates to MIFEPKETLTEEEVRNGLNTVLKEGMTTEAMVTLAGGTFMVAFAIILGASNFQIGLLASLPTFTNIFQLLSVFLIRKYNNRRAVSVICCILARIPMVLLGAMPFFFGANAPVSLLLFFLFFYYLFGSIAGPSWNAWMKDLVPGDMLGAFFSRRSRYAQTLNVVLSIILAVSIDYLRRHAPQYELYVYATMFMMAGMAGLSAVVLLARVPEPRSYLPNENILKMFIKPLRDKNFQRLLVFNSLWLFAVNIATPFFTVYMLKTLGLTLTYIIPLTILSQLSSIFTIGYWGKFADRYSNKTIISICAPLYSACVIAWCFVGIYTNLISNLALLAAIHIVSGSANAGTNLALTNIGLKLAPSREAIVYLSVKNIITAVFSSLAPLIGGYLADYYTLRQLRVIAEWSGPNLQKTFRLLLLHEWNFLFLIGAVLTLVALQFLPRVLEAGEVHKSVVKRIMRTSLKSNLRDYFVIDVLINWHSSLNNMLKSDPVSSDPAQPEK
- a CDS encoding TrkH family potassium uptake protein, which translates into the protein MDEKIRHFRKLLDYILIAMSVACSMVVVFHLGYNTDPDIEHLTNRILEWCFLFFALALAAKTFTAFKSKSSVISRVGEALLLFYFLAVIIADSYHFSAMDGTELVKPEWMYLGIFAILIIEVSKQTLFFDKFYFNPTLLFVLSFLALILIGTALLLLPKTTHHQQLSFVDALFMATSAVCITGLSVVDTASEFTRFGQTILLVLVQIGGLGIMTFTGFFGYFFSGGFSYKNQLMFTELIGENKVSSVISTLYKIILVTFFFEILGGVFIYFSLDPDQFENRAEHFYFTVFHAVTAFCNAGFSTLPEGLNNGAVRFNYELHLSIIVLYVMGGLGFGIIFNTYEFIRRWVFNIYHKIRYGRHFLHRARVIAFNSRIIAYTSFFLMLFGFVLVFILEYKHTLRAHESIYGKVVTALFIGTSPRSAGFNTVMISGLAFPTVMLIFLLMWIGAAPGSTGGGIKVTTFALATLNIFRIAKGRDSIEAFGRKVSDDSVSRALGIISLSLIFLGAAIFMLAVTDPDKNLLSLAFETFSAYSTTGLSLGVTPQLSNAGRLVIILTMFVGRVGSLTLLVAFVRKSKPTDYRLPAEQMNF
- a CDS encoding glycosyltransferase family 4 protein, whose protein sequence is MRIGIIAHLKYPICKPFMGGLEAFTYDICQRLLARGHDVLLYACAGSDPILNVRPILCEEDYHPITSSQFTSRQLSTEYISTHHAYVEMMQEIDKDELDIIFNNSLNYVPIMMSALVKAPMVTVLHTPPIFELKNAIRREQDYGRVRYVSVSKTNAENWKAYAPQCDIIHNGIDLASWHFYSGNDRGYIMWFGRIHPDKGLHLAIDAARLAGKKMKIAGAISDAHYYETQIVPRLDDSIELLGSCDHIKLNELIGNAEVSLITPCWDEPFGLVVAESLACGTPVAGIAKGALPHLLNERTGSLCSGNDVQELADCILMAGNLDRTDCRQRAEELFDVEKMVDVYEALFEKIASERMEMTIKAHVS
- a CDS encoding glycosyltransferase; amino-acid sequence: MSASFAFYIHHHGSGHLMRAISIASQLGNAKVTFLGSDLMRYAEVIPNAITCIHLPGDVAGPEDPFASRMQLSFLHYAPLNVERVARLAAAISAALHALFPVILIVDVSVEVTMLATLCGTPTVVIRQNGDRDDNAHLHAYECAQLLIAPSTAQLMNPSPYDWVNSKTFFSGGFSKYSGMGQHLGAVNPWSIGVIVGSGGTSINGAVINALATQCSGWSIHVIGAVSETERVVTPNVIFHGQLNDPASVLSGCSVVIGNAGHNTVMEMADLGKKFVCIPEDRPFREQLRKAALLEQNGMAVVVHPEELGNVAWEPIIRQAASLDNNCWQDVIKPSALADVARRLHGLWENNFSHQQS
- a CDS encoding potassium channel family protein; protein product: MKYIIFGLGSFGKSLAIRLTELGHETIGVDNNMQKVEQLKDRITHTVCMDCTDKNAVSSLPLKDADSVIVAIGEDEGASLLSTALLKQLGVKKIIGRVVSDLQKTVLEAMQIEEYILPEEESAERLAMRLDNSGIVDSFKISEKYSIIETRVPERYIGMTLAEADLTNRYNVIVLTVLTLSKESENGLAKIFKRASGIATPSTVMRENEVLVLFGELSDIEKLMH